A stretch of DNA from Egibacteraceae bacterium:
GCGCGCGACGAGATCCATGACGCCGCAGGCGTTGAGCGAACGCGAAGGGGTGGACATCATCGACGTTCGGGAGGCCGACGAATGGCGTGCCGGCCACATCGCTGGTTCCCGCCACATCCCGATGGGCACGATCGGGAACCGCCTGCACGAGCTGGACGGGGACCGACCGATCGTGGCGGTCTGCCGCAGCGGCCAGCGCAGCGGTCAGGTCACGGCGCTGCTGGCCAAGCAGGGCTACGACATCACCAACCTCGACGGAGGTCTGCGGGCCTGGGCACGCGGCGGTCTGCCGCTGGCTACCGCGGTCGGGGGCCAGGGGCGGGTCATCTGATGTTCTTCCGCCAGTTCCACCTCGAAGCGCTCGGCCACGCCTCCTACCTGGTGGGTGACGAAGCAACCGGGCAGGCGCTCCTGCTCGACCCCCGCCGCGACATCGACGGCTACCTGGACACGGCCCGGATGCAAGGTCTGCGCATCTCCCATGCGCTGGACAGCCACGGGCACAACGACTACCTGTCGGGATTGGTCGAGGTGTCCGCACGCACCGATGCGGTGATCCTCGGGTCGGGCGAGGGCCGGCTGGGCTACGACCACCGCCCCGTGAAAGATGGCGAGACGGTCGAGCTCGGTGCTGTCGCCGTCCGTGTGCTGCACACTCCCGGCCATACGCCCGAGCACCTCAGCCTGCTCGTGTACGACCATCAGCAGGGCCATGAACCGGCGTTGCTGCTGTCGGGCGGCGCGCTCCTCGTGGGCGACCTGGCCCGGCCCGACCTGCTCGGCGGCGACGAGGAGGCACGCGAGGCCGCCCGGTCCTTCTGCCACACCATCCAGTCGAAGATCCTCCCGCTGCCCGACCACGTCGAGGTCTGGCCCACCCACGTGGCCGGCTCCTTGTGCGGTGGGAATATCGGCAGCCGCCTGTCGACCACCATCGGCTACGAGCGCCGCACGAATGCGATCCTGGCCGAGGTCGACGGCAAGGAGGAGTTCGTCCGCGAGTGCATCCGCCTGGACAACCTCCCCGCCGTCCCGCCGTACTGGCGGCGCATGCGCGCCCAGAACCTCGCAGGTGTCGCCCTGCTCGGCGTGTTGCCCGAACCGCCAGCGCTTATGCCGGCCGCTTTCGCGGAGGCGGCCGAAGCGCCCGACGCCGTGATCCTCGACATCCGCCAGCCCGAGGCGTTCGGTGGGGGACACATCCCCGAAGCGATCAACGCTGGGCTCGGCTCGTCGTTCCCGACTTGGGCCGGCACGGCCCTGCCTGGAGGGGCGCGCACCCTGCTCGTGCTCGACAGCCCGGACCAGCTGCCCGAGGTGACCTGGCACTTGCTGCGCATCGGCTATCCGCCTCCCGCGGGTTGGCTGGCCGGGGGGATGTTCGCCTGGCGAACTGCCGCAAGGAACCTCGCGCGACTCCCTCAGGTCAGTGTGCATGAGCTTGCGGGCCGGCTCGGCGACATCGGCGTCCTTGACGTGCGCCAGCCCGCCGAATGGGCTGCTGGCCACATCGAGGGGGCCGTCTTCATCACCGGGGCGGAGCTGCCCGCGCGATTTGACGAGGTTCCCGAGGGGCCGCTCGCCGTGATCTGCGGCAGCGGCTACCGCTCTTCGGTGGCGGCGAGCATCATCGCCCGCACCGGCCGTGACGTCGTCAACGTCCTCGGTGGCATGAGCGCCTGGACGACCGCCCACCTGCCCACCATCGACCCCAAGGAGAACCCGTGAGCTACGGCAACAAGATCATCCTCGACCTGCCCGTCGACGACGCCGTCGAGAAGGTCAAGGCCGTGTTCCAGACACACGGCTTCGGCACCCTGACCGAGATCGACGTCCAGGCGACCCTGGCTGAAAAGCTGGGCGAGGACATGGAGGCCTACACCATCCTGGGCGTCTGCAACCCCCAGCTCGCCCACCGGGCACTCGGCGTCGACCGATCCATCGGTCTGCTGCTTCCGTGCACCGTCGTCGTGAGGGGCACCGCGCAGGGCACGGTCGTCGAGGCCCTCGATCCGCAGGTGATGGTCACCGTCCCCGACCGCGCGGAACTGCAGCCCGTGGCCGACGCCGCCGCGGAGCGCATCAACGCTGCCCTCGCCGATCTCTCCGCCTGACCCGTCCGGGACCGCCCCTGACGACGGCGTGGCGGCGCCCACGGTCACAGTTCGCGCTGTCGACGCCTGGGGGCCGGAAGGGCGCAGACCAGCCCAGTGTCGCGATCGTGACGAGTGCACCGGTGAGGTCCATCGTGCTGCCCTTCCTGCTGAGCGGCCTGCGAACACCTGGGCACTGCGCCTGCCAATCGCGGTCTACCTTTCCCGTCCGGTGCTTGGGGCCAGCGTGGACTAGACGCGTTGATGAGACCGGAGGTCAGCGAGGGCCGCCGGTCACGAACGTCGCCTTGTTCAGGGGACCGCCGGCCCATACGCCGCCTGGTGTCGGGTGCCAGGCGGTGAAGATCTGCTTGGCCGGCGAGATGGTGAGCTGGTCGGGCACGTAGAGCGGCAGTGTCGGCAGGTCCGTGGCGATAAGCTGCTGGAGTTCGCCAACCAGCACAGCCCGCCGCTTGGGATCGCAGGCCACGCTTTGCTCCTCCGCGAGGGCCTCGAACTGCGGGCTGTCGTAGCCGTGGACGCGTGTGCGGTTGGCCGCGGCGACCCGTGCGGACAACCGTAGCCGCAGCACGTCGGGGTCGCTTCCAAGGCCGCCGTAGCCGGCGAGCGCGAGCTCGTAGCGGCCGGTGGTCAGGGCCGCGTCGCAGTCCTGACGGGGGAGGCGCACGACCTCCGCGTCCACGCCCAGTCGCTGGAGGTCGTCGCGCACGAGTTCCGCGGCTCCGGGGTCGGCTTCTTCGGTAAGCACTTTCGGACGCCACGGCCCGGCGCGGTGCAGGCGGGTCCCCGCGCCAGGTGGCCTTGTCAATCCTGCGGCGTCGAGCAGGGCGCCTGCCCGTGTCCGGTCGATGCCGTGGGGTGCCAGGCCGGAGGCCGCGAGGGGATGTGTGGGTGCGAGGCCGCCGAGGCTGGCGGGCTTTCCGAGACCGTCGAGGA
This window harbors:
- a CDS encoding rhodanese-like domain-containing protein; amino-acid sequence: MIGKRATRSMTPQALSEREGVDIIDVREADEWRAGHIAGSRHIPMGTIGNRLHELDGDRPIVAVCRSGQRSGQVTALLAKQGYDITNLDGGLRAWARGGLPLATAVGGQGRVI
- a CDS encoding MBL fold metallo-hydrolase, whose protein sequence is MFFRQFHLEALGHASYLVGDEATGQALLLDPRRDIDGYLDTARMQGLRISHALDSHGHNDYLSGLVEVSARTDAVILGSGEGRLGYDHRPVKDGETVELGAVAVRVLHTPGHTPEHLSLLVYDHQQGHEPALLLSGGALLVGDLARPDLLGGDEEAREAARSFCHTIQSKILPLPDHVEVWPTHVAGSLCGGNIGSRLSTTIGYERRTNAILAEVDGKEEFVRECIRLDNLPAVPPYWRRMRAQNLAGVALLGVLPEPPALMPAAFAEAAEAPDAVILDIRQPEAFGGGHIPEAINAGLGSSFPTWAGTALPGGARTLLVLDSPDQLPEVTWHLLRIGYPPPAGWLAGGMFAWRTAARNLARLPQVSVHELAGRLGDIGVLDVRQPAEWAAGHIEGAVFITGAELPARFDEVPEGPLAVICGSGYRSSVAASIIARTGRDVVNVLGGMSAWTTAHLPTIDPKENP
- a CDS encoding DUF302 domain-containing protein, which gives rise to MSYGNKIILDLPVDDAVEKVKAVFQTHGFGTLTEIDVQATLAEKLGEDMEAYTILGVCNPQLAHRALGVDRSIGLLLPCTVVVRGTAQGTVVEALDPQVMVTVPDRAELQPVADAAAERINAALADLSA